The following is a genomic window from Staphylococcus capitis subsp. capitis.
ATTTCTTTTATCATTTTACATTTTAATTCTTTAATTACTATATATATAATTCAACTGTATTAAAATAAAGATTATTTTTTATAAAATTTCCTCCTTTTAAAATAAATAATAACACAAAAAGAAATATTTTACACATTTTCTAGAAATAGTTCCTTTTGTGTTCACTTTTATGTCAACAAGTATTAGAAACATTAATATGGTAAATCGATGTATGTAAGAAATTTATTTGTTATTTTACTCATTTATCGCATTATTAACTTTTAAGTATAAAAAATTAATTTATGAAGATACTGAAATGAGTAAGAATTTATCTAATTTTAGTGAAGAGGTATGTAAAAAAGCTATGCATAGATATTATAAAATTGAACCTTATTTTAAAAGATTAGAATCAGTGAAAGAAATTAGTGAGTCAACTAAAGTCCCTATTCGTGCGCTTTATAATTGGATTAATAGATACAATAGCGATGGGGTTACAGGTCTCATAGATAAAGCAAGAAGTAATAAGTATCGAATAAATACAGATGAAGATATTAAGAATGAATATTTCAGTACATCTCCTTTATATCCCTGCTCATTTCGAATAATAAATTTTTATAAAATTAAGAACTTTTTATGTTCCGTATAACTTAATATTTAAACATTACAAATCGTACTAAATGCGTTGTTGCGAATTGAGTTTAATTGTTATAGCATAAAAATTACATTTTACATATAATTGTACGTAATTTCTAAATTCTCAATAAAAAAGGAGCACATTTATGTTAAAGAAGGTTACATACTCGATAATTTCATTTTCAATGTTAGCGACAAGTTTGGGCATGGTTAACGCAAATGCAGAGGAATCTTCTAAAAGTCAGTCAACAAGTGAAAAAGGAACAATGGGTTATGGCTACCAACAATATTTAAAGAAACATCCTAATCAAAAAAGTAACGCAACACAAAATCGTTCAACATTCTCAACTAAATCTAGATCAGCTGTAACTAACTCTGGAGAGAGAGTATTAGATATTTCAGAATGGCAAGGTAATTTAACTGACGCTCAAGTTAAAAAACTCAAGAAGAATTATGACTTCATTATTATACGCGGCCAGTGTGGTTCAGAATATGTAGATCAATGTTTAAAGCACAATTCAGCTTTACTAGACAAAAATAATATGAAATTCGGTGTTTATTCTTATAGTATGTATGAGAATGCTGATGACGCGCGTTATGAAGCAAGAACTTTATACAATCGTGCTCCAAAAGCTTCATTCTATATTAATGACTACGAACAATCTTCAGTAACGAGTGGCGATGAGAATACAGCTACTCAAGCTTGGGCAAATCAAATGAGACAACTTGCAGGAAACAAAAAAATACTCTTCTATTCTTATGAAAACTTTATGGTAAATCACGTTGCAAATGCAGTGAGTTCGTATGATGGCTACTGGTTAGCATCTTATCAAGCTGAAGAACCTACACGTGAAAAAGTTTTATGGCAATATACTGATAGTTATTATTCACCTGAGTTAGACCAAAATGTAGATGCCAATTACCTTGATAGCAATGTTGATGCTTCTTGGTTCACATCTTAAAATTAATACGAACATAATCGAACAAAAACACTTCACTTTTACGAACATTCGTTCTATAATATAGGTGAGGTGTTTAGCATGAAATTAAATTTAGATTGGAATAAAGATTTCCAAGAATTTCAAGATATCTTAAATTGTGGTATTCACCCTGAATGGCTTTATTGTGCTAAGGCAAATATGGTCCTTGAACCTGCATACACTGGCGAAGGAAAGCAATTCTTTAGCACTCAAGATATAATCGAAGCAAGTGAAGTAATTCCTTTTTTTAAGAATTTGGAAATTCAAATATAAAAGCAATGTAGTTGAGTCACTTAGTCACTTTGAGCATACTAAACTACATTGCTTCTTTTTTATAAAAAAGAGCCATCTCCTAATGAGATAGCTCCATAATATTTATTCAATTATACATTAAAGCGGAAGTGTACGATGTCTCCATCCTTCATAATGTACTCTTTACCTTCTAAGCGTTGTTTACCCGCTTCTTTAGCGCCATTTTCGCCACCGTGTTCAACATAATCTTCATAACTAGTAACTTCGGCACGTATAAATCCACGCTCAAAGTCAGTATGAATAATGCCAGCACATTGTGGTGCTGTCATACCTTGTCTAAATGTCCATGCACGAACTTCTTGGACACCAGCTGTAAAGTAAGTAGATAAGCCTAATAAGTCATAAGTAGTTCGAATTAAACGATCTAAACCAGGTTCTTCAATACCTAAATCTTCTAAGAACATTTTTTTATCTTCATCATCTAATGTTGCGATTTCTTCTTCAATTTTGGCACTAATCACAATGACTTCAGAATCTTCTTTTTCAGCATATTCGCGAATTGCTTTAACTTTATCGTTATCTTCATCGCCAATTTCATCTTCACCAACATTAGCGATATATAACATTTTCTTAGAAGTTAATAATTGTGCTTGATTTACCCATTTTTGGTCATCTTCATTGAAATCAATACTTCTAACCGGTTTACCATCTTCTAACGCTTCTTTAATTCTAGTCAAGATGCGTAACTCCATCTCAGCTGTTTTATCTTTTTGACGAGCCATTTTTTCAATTTTAGGTAAGCGTTTATCAACAGATTCTAAATCTGCTAATACCAATTCCATATTGATTACTTCAATGTCATCTAGAGGATTCACTCGACCAGATACATGTGTTACATTTTCATCGTCAAATGCACGAACAACCTGGCATATCGCATCTACTTCACGGATATGGGATAAGAATTTATTTCCTAACCCTTCGCCTTTAGAGGCACCTTTCACGATACCTGCAATATCTGTAAATTCAAATGTAGTAGGAATTGTTTTTTTAGGTTGTACCATTTCTTCTAATTTAAATAAACGTGAATCTGGTACTTCTACGATTCCCACGTTCGGATCAATCGTAGCAAATGGATAGTTTGCTGCTAATGCACCAGCTTTAGTAATTGCATTAAATAGGGTAGATTTACCTACGTTAGGTAAGCCTACGATACCTGCTGTTAAAGCCATTAATCATTCTCCTAACTTTCTTCGTCTTGATGAGATTCAAGAACTTTTTTCAATTTTTTATTAAACGTCTGACGTGGAATCAT
Proteins encoded in this region:
- a CDS encoding GH25 family lysozyme, translating into MLKKVTYSIISFSMLATSLGMVNANAEESSKSQSTSEKGTMGYGYQQYLKKHPNQKSNATQNRSTFSTKSRSAVTNSGERVLDISEWQGNLTDAQVKKLKKNYDFIIIRGQCGSEYVDQCLKHNSALLDKNNMKFGVYSYSMYENADDARYEARTLYNRAPKASFYINDYEQSSVTSGDENTATQAWANQMRQLAGNKKILFYSYENFMVNHVANAVSSYDGYWLASYQAEEPTREKVLWQYTDSYYSPELDQNVDANYLDSNVDASWFTS
- the ychF gene encoding redox-regulated ATPase YchF, with the protein product MALTAGIVGLPNVGKSTLFNAITKAGALAANYPFATIDPNVGIVEVPDSRLFKLEEMVQPKKTIPTTFEFTDIAGIVKGASKGEGLGNKFLSHIREVDAICQVVRAFDDENVTHVSGRVNPLDDIEVINMELVLADLESVDKRLPKIEKMARQKDKTAEMELRILTRIKEALEDGKPVRSIDFNEDDQKWVNQAQLLTSKKMLYIANVGEDEIGDEDNDKVKAIREYAEKEDSEVIVISAKIEEEIATLDDEDKKMFLEDLGIEEPGLDRLIRTTYDLLGLSTYFTAGVQEVRAWTFRQGMTAPQCAGIIHTDFERGFIRAEVTSYEDYVEHGGENGAKEAGKQRLEGKEYIMKDGDIVHFRFNV
- a CDS encoding helix-turn-helix domain-containing protein; amino-acid sequence: MSKNLSNFSEEVCKKAMHRYYKIEPYFKRLESVKEISESTKVPIRALYNWINRYNSDGVTGLIDKARSNKYRINTDEDIKNEYFSTSPLYPCSFRIINFYKIKNFLCSV